From Carassius auratus strain Wakin chromosome 22, ASM336829v1, whole genome shotgun sequence, a single genomic window includes:
- the LOC113040276 gene encoding sphingosine 1-phosphate receptor 4-like, with the protein MEVLRSFSSTSSCLDINNSTSSSLILEHYNYTGRLQHRKPSKKGMSAITILFLCISIFIILENLMVLLAVLFGIRLRHRWIFICIANIALSDLLTGSAYVVNICMSGDHTFKLSPVLWLFREGLLFVALAASIFSLLLIAVERYATMMKPVQRKTATKTYRIYIMVLLCWVTALIIGFLPLMGWNCVCDLRSCSTLLPLYSKSYILFALVIFFIILLTIGALYFSIYCHVRSSTDTISVRNSKRSLRLLKAVISIVGVFMVCWGPLFILLLVDFFCYSRNCSTLFNPEWVIAMAVINSAMNPLIYSFGSLELRKAIAKLLCCCCLKAGLCDPKTFMSKETSSTSGSRRSSLRNSFSKVRNLSTSPQPEHKNYKKPRLSSTTSCLSASSG; encoded by the coding sequence ATGGAGGTCCTGCGTTCTTTCAGCTCCACCTCTTCCTGTCTCGACATCAACAACAGCACCAGCAGCAGTCTCATCCTGGAGCATTACAACTACACCGGACGCCTTCAACACCGCAAGCCCTCAAAGAAGGGCATGAGCGCCATCACCATCCTGTTCCTGTGCATCAGCATCTTCATCATCCTGGAGAACCTCATGGTGTTGCTGGCCGTGCTGTTCGGCATCCGTCTGCGCCACCGCTGGATATTCATCTGCATTGCCAACATCGCGCTGAGTGACTTGCTGACTGGATCCGCCTATGTGGTCAACATCTGCATGTCTGGTGACCACACCTTCAAGCTAAGCCCAGTTCTGTGGTTATTCCGCGAAGGGCTTTTGTTTGTTGCCTTGGCGGCATCCATATTCAGCCTGCTGTTGATCGCAGTGGAGCGCTACGCCACTATGATGAAGCCCGTCCAGCGGAAAACTGCCACAAAGACTTACCGTATCTACATAATGGTGTTGCTCTGCTGGGTAACAGCGCTCATAATCGGATTCCTTCCGTTGATGGGTTGGAACTGCGTTTGCGATCTAAGAAGTTGCTCCACGCTGCTGCCGCTCTACTCCAAGAGCTACATCTTGTTCGCCCTGGTCATCTTCTTCATAATCCTGCTCACAATCGGCGCTCTCTATTTTTCCATCTACTGTCACGTCCGCAGTAGCACTGATACCATATCTGTACGCAACAGCAAGCGTTCGCTACGCCTCCTGAAGGCCGTCATCTCCATCGTTGGAGTCTTCATGGTGTGCTGGGGTCCTTTGTTCATCCTCCTGTTGGTGGACTTCTTCTGCTACTCTCGTAATTGCAGCACGCTCTTCAATCCCGAATGGGTTATCGCCATGGCTGTGATCAACTCGGCCATGAACCCCCTAATTTACTCATTTGGCAGCCTGGAGCTGCGCAAAGCCATTGCGAAgctcctctgctgctgctgtctgaAGGCGGGACTGTGCGATCCCAAGACTTTCATGTCCAAGGAGACTTCCAGCACCTCCGGGAGTCGACGTAGCAGTCTGCGCAACAGCTTCAGCAAGGTGCGAAACCTGAGCACCAGCCCTCAGCCCGAACACAAGAATTACAAGAAACCACGCCTCAGCTCAACCACTTCTTGTTTATCTGCATCCAGCGGTTGA